A single window of Gammaproteobacteria bacterium DNA harbors:
- the clpA gene encoding ATP-dependent Clp protease ATP-binding subunit ClpA yields MFDKNLERTLNTVFEVASRNRHEYVTVEHLLFGLIKNPEAAEVLSACGVNLKELASDLAAYISKSTPRLELHEPGDIQQTRAFQRVLQRAVFHVQSVSPTSMVKGENVLVSVFSEPESQAVYLLGCHNVERLDIVNYIAHGISKYAGKENEVAGVEGGESGRSARKPLEQFTRNLNEKARAGRIDPLVGREPEVDRTIQVLCRRNKNNPLYVGEPGVGKTALAEGLARKIVEGEVPDVLKDAVIHLLDLGALVAGTKYRGDFEKRLKKMLAQLEKEKNVILFIDEIHMLIGAGSASGSAMDASSLIKPRLQSGELRCIGATTYREYRAIFEKDRALARRFQKIDIEEPSVDDTYRILLGLKECFERFHNVRYSRQSLKTAASLASRYLHDRHLPDKAIDLVDEAGASLRIGSSSAGARPLVRSSHIEGMIAKIARIPAKSVTTDNAKMLRNLDRNLKMVIFGQDDAIDTIVNAIKMSRSGLNEPDQPVGSFLMAGPTGVGKTETARQLAASAGMELVRFDMSEYMERHTVSRLIGAPPGYVGFDQGGLLTDAVLKFPQSVVLLDEMEKAHPDVFNLLLQVMDHGLLTDANGRKVDFRHTVLIMTTNAGAEAMSRASIGFTGHDDRAPDCSESIKRVFSPEFRNRLDAVVHFRPLDREMILLVVDKFLTQFQAQLEDRKVQLTVDADVRSWLVENGFDKTMGARPMRRLIEEKLKKPLLDDILFGKLKKGGAARFVLEDGEVRFRCEAPRKEKIRCGG; encoded by the coding sequence ATGTTTGACAAGAACCTGGAACGCACGCTGAACACGGTCTTTGAGGTCGCGTCCAGAAACCGCCATGAATATGTCACCGTCGAGCACCTGCTGTTCGGCCTGATCAAGAACCCGGAGGCCGCCGAGGTGCTGAGCGCCTGCGGCGTCAACCTGAAGGAACTCGCCTCCGACCTCGCCGCCTACATCAGCAAATCAACCCCGCGGCTGGAACTGCACGAGCCGGGCGACATTCAGCAGACCCGCGCGTTTCAGCGCGTGTTGCAGCGCGCGGTGTTTCATGTGCAGTCGGTGTCGCCGACGAGCATGGTCAAGGGCGAGAACGTGCTGGTTTCGGTTTTCAGCGAGCCGGAGTCGCAGGCGGTCTATCTGCTGGGCTGCCACAATGTCGAGCGCCTCGACATCGTCAACTACATCGCCCACGGCATCAGCAAGTATGCCGGCAAGGAGAACGAGGTCGCCGGCGTCGAGGGCGGCGAAAGCGGGCGCAGCGCGCGCAAGCCGCTTGAGCAGTTCACCCGCAACCTGAACGAGAAGGCGCGGGCCGGGCGCATTGACCCGCTGGTCGGGCGCGAGCCGGAAGTGGACCGGACGATACAGGTGCTGTGCCGAAGGAACAAGAACAACCCGCTGTATGTCGGCGAGCCGGGCGTCGGCAAGACCGCGCTGGCGGAGGGGCTGGCGAGGAAGATCGTCGAGGGCGAGGTGCCCGATGTGCTGAAAGACGCCGTCATTCACCTGCTCGACCTCGGCGCGCTGGTGGCCGGCACCAAGTACCGCGGCGACTTCGAGAAGCGCCTGAAGAAAATGCTGGCGCAACTGGAGAAGGAAAAGAATGTCATCCTGTTCATTGACGAGATTCACATGCTCATCGGCGCCGGCTCCGCCTCCGGCAGCGCGATGGACGCCTCGAGCCTGATCAAGCCCAGGCTGCAATCCGGCGAACTGCGCTGCATCGGCGCGACGACCTACCGCGAATACCGCGCCATCTTCGAGAAAGACCGCGCGCTGGCCAGGCGCTTCCAGAAGATAGACATCGAGGAACCGTCGGTGGACGACACCTACCGGATTCTGCTGGGGCTGAAGGAGTGTTTTGAGCGCTTCCACAATGTGCGCTATTCAAGGCAGAGCCTGAAGACCGCCGCCAGCCTGGCGTCGCGCTACCTGCACGACCGCCACCTGCCGGACAAGGCGATAGACCTCGTGGACGAGGCCGGCGCCTCTCTGCGCATCGGCTCGTCGTCCGCCGGGGCGAGGCCGCTGGTGCGCTCAAGCCACATCGAGGGCATGATCGCCAAAATCGCGCGGATACCGGCGAAGAGCGTCACCACCGACAACGCGAAGATGCTCCGCAACCTCGACCGCAACCTGAAGATGGTCATCTTCGGCCAGGACGACGCCATTGACACGATCGTCAACGCGATCAAGATGTCGCGCTCCGGCCTGAACGAGCCCGACCAGCCGGTCGGCTCCTTTCTGATGGCCGGCCCGACCGGCGTCGGCAAGACCGAGACCGCGCGGCAACTGGCCGCGAGCGCCGGCATGGAACTGGTGCGTTTCGACATGTCCGAATACATGGAGCGGCACACCGTCTCGCGCCTCATCGGCGCGCCTCCGGGCTATGTCGGCTTCGACCAGGGCGGCCTGCTGACCGACGCGGTGCTGAAGTTTCCCCAGTCCGTGGTGCTGCTTGATGAGATGGAGAAGGCCCACCCGGATGTGTTCAACCTGCTGCTGCAAGTCATGGACCACGGCCTGCTGACCGACGCCAACGGGCGCAAGGTGGATTTCCGCCACACGGTGCTGATCATGACGACCAACGCCGGCGCCGAGGCGATGAGCCGCGCGAGCATCGGCTTCACCGGGCACGACGACCGCGCGCCGGACTGTTCCGAGAGCATCAAGCGGGTTTTCTCGCCGGAGTTTCGCAACCGCCTCGACGCGGTGGTGCATTTCAGGCCGCTGGACAGGGAGATGATCCTGCTCGTCGTTGACAAGTTCCTGACGCAGTTTCAGGCGCAACTCGAAGACCGGAAGGTGCAACTGACGGTGGACGCCGATGTGCGCTCGTGGCTGGTCGAGAACGGCTTTGACAAGACGATGGGGGCGAGGCCGATGCGGCGCCTGATCGAGGAGAAACTGAAAAAGCCGCTGCTCGACGACATCCTCTTCGGCAAACTGAAGAAGGGCGGCGCCGCCCGCTTTGTGCTCGAGGACGGCGAAGTCCGCTTCCGCTGCGAGGCGCCGCGGAAAGAAAAAATCCGGTGCGGGGGCTGA